One window of Bacteroidia bacterium genomic DNA carries:
- a CDS encoding DUF4286 family protein yields MIIYNVTVQVEDEIKEDWLKWMQEKHIPAVMATGRFREHRIFEMLTHKQAGHQAYAIQYVAKSMEDYEEYQRDYAPTLQQEHRDRYGDSAIGFRTLMKQL; encoded by the coding sequence ATGATTATTTACAACGTAACCGTACAGGTGGAGGATGAAATAAAGGAAGATTGGCTGAAGTGGATGCAGGAAAAGCATATTCCTGCAGTTATGGCTACAGGCCGGTTTCGCGAGCACAGGATATTTGAGATGCTGACACACAAGCAGGCTGGTCACCAGGCGTATGCGATTCAATATGTGGCAAAATCAATGGAGGACTACGAGGAATACCAGCGGGATTATGCACCCACCCTACAGCAGGAACACCGCGATCGCTATGGAGATAGCGCCATCGGATTCCGCACTTTGATGAAACAACTTTAA
- a CDS encoding DUF4412 domain-containing protein, with protein MKKHFGLFLLQLLFIVPFAFAQNFEGSIEYSLSVDGEGENIQQTKDAMPNKMTYFIKDDNMKIRTEGGMAAAMAGDIIMVGKERTMYILQPASKMAMQIKMEDTEDEEVKPVVTKMDETENIAGYDCQKYKVVSKTEQGDVVSYLWVTDKLKVDVPQSMMQSGTQMNLPGEIDGFPLKVISHIDMAGNQLTMIFTASEVNKTSLNASDFKIPEDYTKQVVSPDMLGR; from the coding sequence ATGAAAAAGCATTTTGGACTCTTCCTATTGCAATTACTCTTTATCGTACCGTTTGCGTTTGCCCAAAATTTTGAAGGTTCTATTGAATATAGCCTGTCGGTGGATGGCGAGGGAGAAAATATTCAGCAGACCAAAGATGCGATGCCCAATAAAATGACCTACTTCATCAAGGACGATAACATGAAGATCAGAACCGAAGGAGGCATGGCAGCGGCAATGGCCGGAGACATAATAATGGTGGGAAAAGAAAGGACCATGTATATTCTGCAACCTGCGTCAAAAATGGCGATGCAAATAAAAATGGAGGACACTGAAGATGAAGAGGTAAAACCGGTAGTAACAAAAATGGACGAAACGGAGAATATTGCAGGATACGATTGCCAGAAATATAAGGTGGTATCCAAGACTGAGCAAGGGGATGTAGTATCCTACTTATGGGTGACGGACAAGCTGAAAGTGGATGTTCCCCAGAGTATGATGCAGTCAGGCACTCAGATGAATCTTCCGGGTGAAATTGATGGATTTCCCTTAAAGGTAATTTCGCATATAGATATGGCCGGCAATCAATTGACCATGATATTCACGGCCTCGGAGGTGAATAAGACCAGCTTGAATGCAAGCGATTTCAAGATTCCTGAGGATTATACCAAGCAGGTGGTAAGCCCCGACATGCTCGGCAGGTAA
- a CDS encoding M48 family metallopeptidase — protein MRKLIWCIVTSIFLAPQIWAQDFDQYQPLESSGTIPESFVTLTESKVIDDIERIDRSEKRKIRKEKEKFVLVNNYLIDQLLLSGRVLYNDPVGRYINNVADHIIEANPDLADKERIQIYVVKSTVVNAFAYDNGSIFINLGLIAQLENEAQLAYILSHELVHFQKRHAINSYIEYDRISRGKSQYKQTSPEDRIIAQSNYSKELELEADKHGLEYLENTLYDPNSVYGVFDVLQYSFLPFDDVPFPKSYFESDHLKFPEDYFLEETNVIEVAEDYDDSRSTHPNVRTRREAIREILFSEVAEEKKEFLVSEEEFKKVRDLARFELCRLYLQSRDYSNAIYAAFMLQYDYPESSYLKEVIATALYNLTTYRHSSKYEFNRLIEDPENMQGSSQQLNHFLRKLTNEEMNVMALRYVWSQKQTLPENPVFASLSDSLMKSLVYNTDLTLRHFSEKALSDTLSDTLAQELAIDSTEYLKLSKYEKIKLNQKLKEQDENDGEFSFTRYAFVDLLQDPEFTRKYESYLSSKTTVETKTDKWGRKIKKTTSRKEKKRLELKGASLGIEKIVVVDPYYLKSDARKKTPVQFVKSEINQQEFSKLNAKNAALAGLDIEVIDPNTFDEDDTEKFNDYTVLNEWIRERFGHEDQDNAIVSSHQQAAKLIDKYGTRYFLWTGLVSTRYKKSFPLGYFLIGTVYWFLLPPAIVSLFIPEYDTYYYSLLFDLETGKVVFFNSQNFENSDRRDFVNSFVYDSFYQISKSN, from the coding sequence ATGCGAAAATTAATATGGTGTATTGTAACAAGTATATTTTTAGCCCCACAGATATGGGCACAAGACTTTGATCAATACCAACCACTGGAATCGTCAGGCACCATACCTGAAAGCTTTGTAACGCTTACTGAGAGCAAAGTAATTGATGATATAGAACGAATTGACCGCTCTGAGAAAAGAAAGATCAGGAAAGAAAAAGAAAAATTTGTTCTTGTAAATAATTATCTTATTGATCAACTCCTGCTGAGCGGCCGTGTACTTTATAATGATCCTGTCGGGCGCTATATAAATAATGTAGCTGACCACATCATCGAGGCCAACCCCGATCTGGCTGATAAGGAGCGCATCCAGATATACGTAGTAAAAAGCACGGTGGTAAATGCTTTTGCCTATGACAACGGCAGCATTTTCATTAACCTGGGTTTAATTGCGCAATTAGAAAATGAAGCGCAACTGGCTTACATTCTTTCCCACGAATTGGTGCATTTTCAGAAAAGACATGCTATCAATTCTTATATAGAATATGATCGCATCAGCCGGGGGAAGAGCCAGTATAAACAAACTTCGCCTGAAGACAGAATAATTGCACAGAGCAATTACTCAAAAGAGCTGGAACTTGAAGCTGACAAGCATGGGCTTGAATATCTTGAAAACACATTGTACGATCCCAATTCGGTTTATGGCGTATTCGATGTACTCCAATATTCTTTCCTTCCGTTTGATGATGTACCTTTCCCCAAATCATATTTTGAATCCGATCACTTGAAATTTCCTGAAGATTATTTTCTCGAAGAAACCAATGTAATTGAGGTTGCAGAGGATTATGATGATTCCAGAAGTACGCATCCTAACGTAAGAACGCGCAGAGAAGCCATACGAGAAATATTATTCTCTGAAGTTGCTGAAGAAAAAAAGGAATTCCTCGTTTCTGAAGAAGAATTTAAAAAGGTACGCGATCTTGCCCGATTTGAATTATGCCGGCTCTATTTGCAATCCAGGGATTATTCAAATGCAATATATGCTGCATTTATGCTCCAGTATGATTATCCTGAAAGTTCATACCTCAAGGAAGTGATTGCTACTGCTCTTTATAATCTCACCACGTACCGGCACAGCTCTAAATACGAATTCAACAGGCTGATCGAGGATCCTGAAAACATGCAGGGAAGTTCGCAACAGTTAAATCACTTTTTGCGAAAGTTGACTAATGAGGAAATGAACGTAATGGCATTGCGATATGTCTGGAGCCAAAAACAAACTTTACCTGAAAACCCGGTTTTCGCTTCCCTGTCGGACAGCCTGATGAAATCGTTGGTTTACAACACTGACCTTACGCTTAGGCATTTTTCGGAAAAAGCACTGAGTGATACCTTGAGTGATACGCTGGCGCAGGAACTTGCCATTGATTCTACAGAATATTTAAAACTGAGTAAATATGAGAAAATCAAACTAAATCAAAAATTAAAGGAACAGGATGAGAATGATGGCGAATTTAGTTTTACCCGGTATGCATTTGTGGATTTGCTGCAAGATCCGGAATTTACCAGAAAATATGAGAGTTACCTTAGCTCAAAAACCACTGTAGAAACCAAAACGGATAAATGGGGCCGCAAAATAAAAAAAACAACCAGCAGGAAAGAAAAGAAAAGACTTGAATTAAAAGGCGCCTCACTTGGAATTGAAAAAATTGTAGTCGTGGATCCTTATTATCTCAAATCCGATGCACGAAAAAAGACCCCGGTCCAGTTTGTTAAATCGGAAATTAATCAACAGGAATTTTCTAAACTAAATGCAAAGAACGCAGCACTGGCCGGTCTTGACATAGAAGTTATTGATCCTAATACTTTTGATGAGGATGACACAGAAAAGTTTAATGATTATACGGTATTGAATGAATGGATCCGGGAGCGTTTCGGGCATGAAGATCAGGACAACGCAATTGTTTCCAGTCATCAGCAGGCGGCAAAACTTATTGATAAATACGGTACCCGCTATTTCCTCTGGACAGGATTAGTGAGCACCCGATATAAGAAGTCTTTTCCATTAGGATATTTTTTAATCGGAACAGTTTATTGGTTTTTACTTCCGCCTGCCATTGTCAGCCTCTTCATTCCCGAATATGATACATATTATTATTCTCTGCTTTTTGACCTTGAAACCGGTAAAGTAGTATTTTTTAATTCTCAGAACTTTGAAAATAGTGATCGCAGAGACTTTGTTAATTCTTTTGTCTACGATTCTTTTTATCAAATCAGTAAATCAAACTAA
- a CDS encoding DUF5606 domain-containing protein, whose amino-acid sequence MDISEIVSISGKPGLYKVKAKSPQGLIVESMDEKRKKLQIHNNFQIALLEEITIFSTEPEDLTLREVFRKIHNKDGIKPSVSPKDDASVLRNYFLEIAPEHDTEKVYHSDLKKILKWYEILVEHGRISEVEEDEPEKGDKEAESGEAKPESKPKFKEDKPKPKSTIKGDIKGVNKTATNRSVAKPVNKASKKK is encoded by the coding sequence ATGGATATATCAGAAATAGTTTCAATTTCCGGCAAACCCGGTCTTTATAAAGTGAAGGCAAAGAGCCCGCAGGGCCTTATTGTGGAGTCAATGGATGAAAAGCGCAAGAAGCTGCAGATCCATAACAATTTTCAGATCGCACTGCTGGAGGAGATCACCATTTTCAGCACTGAACCCGAAGATCTGACGCTTCGGGAGGTGTTCAGGAAAATACACAACAAAGATGGTATCAAGCCGTCTGTCTCACCCAAAGATGATGCTTCAGTATTGCGAAATTATTTCCTTGAAATTGCGCCTGAACACGACACCGAGAAAGTGTATCATTCCGACCTCAAGAAAATCCTGAAATGGTACGAGATATTGGTGGAACATGGCCGGATCAGCGAGGTAGAGGAAGATGAACCTGAAAAAGGTGATAAGGAAGCGGAATCAGGAGAAGCAAAACCGGAAAGCAAGCCTAAATTTAAGGAGGACAAGCCAAAACCCAAAAGCACTATAAAAGGTGATATAAAAGGGGTGAACAAAACTGCAACCAACAGGAGCGTAGCTAAACCGGTGAATAAAGCTTCAAAGAAAAAGTAG
- a CDS encoding SIMPL domain-containing protein — MKKSILAITVLGVLVIPTLLQAQVMGNVIYNESNLYRMQRSAASATATIRSNTEMEFSVKSLMNVKAESYLAILGMRQHGESAAAADSLMNARYSKFREAAIAMGIPPEDIYLDMISLVPLFDMEVEKKLFSKTYNEVPAGFELQKNIHIGYKDAEILDKLLSAAAAQEIYDLVKVEYFAGNPQENMVAIRKLAIDYLLKKFADFKRLGVDLDTVYRVIAENSAVTYPLDRYLSYQAHSSGHDAYLKVEDGVKLMKRPVTRYYNKLDYQDFDIIINPEFVEPGLQYSYEIKIKFMLRPPEIHQPKPEQRILLITPDGDFRPLP; from the coding sequence ATGAAAAAAAGTATTTTGGCCATAACGGTTTTAGGAGTTTTAGTGATCCCAACACTTTTACAGGCCCAGGTAATGGGAAACGTGATCTATAATGAATCGAACCTTTATCGAATGCAAAGGAGCGCTGCAAGTGCAACTGCGACTATCCGCAGCAATACTGAAATGGAGTTTAGCGTAAAATCCCTGATGAATGTAAAAGCAGAAAGCTATCTGGCCATCTTGGGAATGCGGCAGCATGGCGAATCTGCAGCAGCGGCAGATAGCCTAATGAATGCGCGCTACAGTAAATTTCGTGAGGCTGCCATTGCAATGGGCATTCCTCCGGAAGATATTTACCTTGACATGATATCGCTGGTTCCGCTCTTTGATATGGAGGTGGAAAAGAAACTGTTCAGCAAAACCTATAATGAAGTTCCCGCAGGTTTTGAGTTGCAAAAGAACATTCACATTGGATATAAAGATGCTGAAATACTGGACAAGCTGCTTTCTGCCGCTGCGGCTCAGGAGATATACGATCTGGTGAAGGTGGAATATTTTGCCGGAAATCCGCAGGAAAACATGGTTGCCATACGGAAGCTGGCCATAGATTATCTTCTGAAGAAATTCGCAGATTTCAAACGGCTTGGAGTTGACCTCGACACGGTGTATCGCGTGATCGCAGAGAACTCGGCAGTCACCTATCCTCTTGACCGGTACCTGTCATACCAGGCACATTCCTCCGGACATGATGCTTACCTGAAAGTGGAGGATGGAGTGAAGCTGATGAAGAGGCCTGTAACCCGCTACTATAATAAACTGGATTACCAGGATTTTGATATCATCATTAATCCTGAATTCGTGGAGCCTGGGCTGCAATACAGTTATGAAATCAAAATAAAATTTATGCTTCGGCCACCTGAAATACATCAGCCCAAGCCGGAACAGCGGATTTTACTCATTACGCCTGATGGCGATTTCAGGCCGCTGCCGTAG
- a CDS encoding Smr/MutS family protein — translation MSKFKPGDKVQLLNENLKGTITGQAGSNRWMVEIEDGFEIPLEERELVSAGGDEAEVKATASLEAGVQQAAGIKEEEAVLLIFRKGDKENELRVYLVNQLPCALLFTLHFNKGNTMEGFAKSEIGPNSHLRLGLLNMQNFDLWSHIEMHGLIFAPSPDSDLPLSFQYSLNMNARKFIKSLSTKNPFNEEAHVFKAFGVENAKPATEATEERKVPKIRVAFTLEAPSDVVDLHIEKLVENPQLLSPAEMLQQQMAYFDACLERAIALNYEKITFIHGAGQGILKNKIRSALVKVKEVRKIRDANPELYGGGATEVIFG, via the coding sequence ATGAGCAAATTTAAGCCTGGCGATAAAGTGCAGTTGCTGAACGAGAACCTGAAAGGCACTATAACCGGGCAGGCCGGAAGCAACCGCTGGATGGTGGAGATTGAGGACGGATTTGAGATCCCTCTGGAGGAAAGGGAACTGGTTTCAGCAGGAGGCGATGAGGCCGAAGTTAAAGCCACGGCCTCGCTGGAGGCCGGGGTTCAGCAAGCCGCAGGCATAAAAGAAGAGGAAGCGGTTCTTCTCATTTTCAGAAAAGGGGATAAAGAGAACGAACTGCGGGTTTACCTCGTGAATCAACTTCCTTGTGCCTTACTGTTTACCCTTCATTTTAATAAAGGAAATACAATGGAGGGATTTGCAAAGAGTGAGATTGGCCCCAACAGCCATTTACGGCTGGGCCTTCTCAATATGCAGAACTTTGATCTTTGGAGCCATATAGAGATGCACGGGCTGATATTCGCGCCATCTCCGGATTCTGATCTGCCGCTTTCGTTTCAGTATTCGCTGAATATGAATGCACGCAAATTCATCAAGTCGCTCTCCACCAAGAATCCGTTTAATGAAGAAGCGCATGTTTTTAAAGCATTTGGTGTTGAAAATGCAAAACCTGCAACGGAGGCCACCGAAGAGAGAAAAGTGCCAAAAATCAGGGTAGCCTTTACGCTGGAAGCCCCGTCTGACGTGGTGGACCTGCATATAGAAAAGCTGGTAGAAAACCCCCAACTCCTATCACCTGCCGAAATGCTGCAACAGCAAATGGCTTATTTTGACGCCTGCCTTGAGCGTGCTATTGCGCTCAATTATGAGAAGATCACTTTCATTCACGGTGCCGGACAGGGGATTTTGAAGAACAAAATACGGAGCGCCCTGGTGAAAGTAAAGGAGGTGAGAAAAATTCGTGATGCCAATCCGGAACTTTATGGCGGTGGCGCTACTGAGGTGATATTCGGGTAG
- a CDS encoding ATP-binding protein, with product MNASLLDLNFDLWQPILLSLIPALLNLGIFLYILFKMPRNQVTYTFAIIVASLFCWQLSISLIRMSDNIETARMWLDLLWLFSVAVAPAGLHFALYFTGRRTSANSPWVVFIIYFPAIFFEVCSRAGFIVRELKPHSEWGYVLAPADSLLGFLELWWISGLGFATFIVLTLYAMRDSNTFKRRVQALLIAVGFAIPTIQGTITQIILPYLFFTSEIPVTSSFMTIFSVTTVIALSRYEMFNFSPEYAAGQIIETMNDAMCVVDKDNIIYFFNNQFRKMTGYKSNELLERDFGELLHEKDREQLLKRIHANRQQGILEQYEMRLRKKSGGAIWILMSDSPILDRDQLCIGSIALLTDFTRQKNAEEDLKKRNEDLNTLIYAASHDLKTPLRGIATLVTWLKEDLNPAPESERAQNLDLLLSRSVRLHDLMDGLIEFSEIGLGPLLKKEVHVDELIEEALTHVQIPEDVQVIVRKPMPELCCAPAYLTQVFVHLIANAAAHGHAKGRTTEIHITCRDNGPSVAITVADTGKGIDEKYHAKIFELFQTLEPWDMMETRGVGLPVVKKIVELHGGEVSFASTKGKGVNFTFTIPKY from the coding sequence ATGAACGCAAGCCTGCTGGATCTCAACTTTGACCTGTGGCAACCTATCCTGCTTTCGCTGATCCCCGCCCTGCTCAATCTCGGTATTTTTCTTTACATCCTGTTCAAGATGCCGCGAAACCAGGTTACCTACACATTTGCTATAATTGTGGCTTCCCTTTTTTGCTGGCAGCTCAGTATTTCCCTGATACGGATGAGCGACAACATTGAAACAGCGCGGATGTGGCTAGACCTGCTGTGGCTCTTTTCGGTTGCGGTGGCGCCTGCCGGGCTTCACTTTGCGCTGTATTTTACCGGCAGGCGAACCTCTGCCAACTCTCCCTGGGTTGTTTTTATTATCTATTTCCCGGCAATTTTTTTCGAGGTGTGCAGCAGAGCAGGCTTTATCGTCCGGGAGTTAAAACCGCATTCAGAATGGGGTTATGTGCTTGCACCGGCTGACAGTCTCCTGGGGTTTCTGGAACTGTGGTGGATTTCAGGATTGGGATTCGCTACATTCATCGTGCTTACCCTCTATGCCATGCGGGATAGCAATACTTTTAAACGAAGAGTACAGGCGCTGCTCATCGCTGTGGGTTTTGCCATTCCTACCATTCAGGGTACCATTACGCAGATCATCCTTCCTTACCTCTTTTTTACTTCTGAAATTCCCGTCACCTCTTCTTTCATGACGATTTTTTCCGTGACCACCGTGATTGCCCTCTCCCGCTACGAGATGTTCAACTTTTCCCCGGAATATGCAGCAGGGCAGATTATTGAGACGATGAACGATGCGATGTGCGTGGTAGATAAAGATAATATCATTTACTTTTTTAATAACCAGTTTCGGAAAATGACGGGTTATAAATCCAACGAATTGCTGGAAAGGGACTTTGGAGAATTACTGCACGAGAAGGATCGTGAGCAGCTCCTGAAGCGTATCCACGCCAACCGGCAGCAGGGAATTCTGGAGCAATACGAGATGAGGCTGCGAAAGAAGTCAGGAGGAGCAATATGGATATTGATGAGCGATTCACCGATTTTGGACAGGGATCAGTTGTGTATCGGATCTATTGCCCTGCTCACGGATTTCACCCGTCAGAAAAATGCCGAGGAGGATCTGAAAAAACGCAATGAAGATCTCAATACACTTATATATGCGGCATCTCACGATCTGAAAACGCCACTCCGGGGCATAGCTACGCTGGTAACATGGCTAAAGGAAGATTTGAATCCTGCTCCGGAAAGCGAGCGGGCACAGAACCTGGATTTGCTGCTGAGCCGCTCGGTCCGCCTGCACGACCTGATGGATGGCCTTATCGAATTTTCAGAAATCGGACTGGGACCGTTGCTAAAAAAGGAAGTGCATGTTGATGAACTAATAGAAGAAGCCTTAACGCATGTACAGATTCCCGAAGATGTGCAGGTAATTGTCAGGAAGCCTATGCCGGAATTATGTTGCGCTCCCGCATACCTCACACAGGTGTTTGTGCATCTCATAGCCAATGCAGCAGCGCATGGACATGCAAAAGGCCGAACCACTGAAATACACATTACCTGCAGAGATAATGGACCTTCCGTAGCCATTACGGTTGCTGACACCGGCAAAGGCATTGACGAAAAATATCATGCTAAAATATTTGAACTGTTTCAAACCCTGGAACCCTGGGACATGATGGAAACCCGTGGGGTAGGTTTGCCGGTGGTTAAAAAGATCGTGGAACTGCATGGCGGAGAGGTTTCTTTTGCTTCAACCAAAGGAAAGGGCGTTAACTTCACCTTTACAATTCCGAAATATTGA
- the kynU gene encoding kynureninase, giving the protein MAENHFRNDLEYAMEQDEKDPLREFRKKFYFPVEKNEKEEKIYLSGNSLGLQPKSVKHHVDQELEDWARFGVEGHVEGKNPWAYYHNRFNAPLAEILGCKPAEVAVMNSLTVNLHLLMVSFYRPAKTRYKIILEAGAFSSDQYAIESQVRYHGLEPADAVLEVAPHPGEYYIREEDILSAIREAGDSLALVMLGGVNYYTGQLFNMEKITTATHGVGAVAGYDLAHAIGNVPLQLHNWNADFATWCSYKYLNSGPGGVSGIYIHERHGNDSAVPRFAGWWGYRADTRFQMKKGFVAEPGAAGWHLSNVPILSMAAHMASLEIFGDAGMSALRIKSKHLTGFMEFLLHPDNNPGFEGIYKIITPSDPEERGAQLSFLFREHGKAVFEELQRNHVVADWRNPDVIRVAPAPLYNSYEDVFRFAEIFRKALKQQQ; this is encoded by the coding sequence ATGGCAGAAAACCACTTCAGGAATGATCTTGAATATGCTATGGAACAGGATGAGAAAGATCCGCTCAGGGAGTTTCGCAAAAAGTTCTATTTCCCGGTGGAAAAGAACGAAAAGGAAGAGAAAATTTATCTGAGTGGAAATTCTCTCGGCCTGCAACCCAAATCTGTGAAGCATCATGTGGATCAGGAGCTTGAGGACTGGGCACGGTTTGGTGTGGAAGGCCATGTGGAAGGGAAGAATCCCTGGGCCTATTATCACAACCGGTTCAATGCGCCCCTTGCAGAAATCCTGGGTTGCAAACCGGCTGAAGTAGCCGTAATGAATTCACTCACGGTAAACCTTCACTTGCTGATGGTTTCCTTTTACCGGCCTGCAAAAACCCGCTACAAAATAATCCTGGAGGCAGGCGCCTTTTCGTCTGATCAGTATGCGATTGAATCGCAGGTGCGTTATCACGGCCTGGAGCCTGCCGATGCGGTTCTTGAAGTGGCACCGCATCCTGGCGAATATTATATCCGGGAGGAAGACATTTTATCGGCTATCCGGGAAGCCGGAGACAGCCTTGCTCTGGTGATGCTGGGTGGCGTGAATTATTATACCGGCCAGCTTTTTAACATGGAAAAGATTACCACCGCAACGCATGGGGTGGGTGCGGTAGCCGGTTATGATCTTGCCCATGCTATTGGAAATGTGCCTTTACAGTTGCACAATTGGAATGCTGATTTTGCAACCTGGTGCAGTTACAAATACCTCAACTCCGGACCAGGAGGCGTAAGCGGTATTTATATTCACGAGCGCCATGGAAACGACTCAGCCGTTCCGCGATTTGCAGGATGGTGGGGCTACCGGGCCGATACAAGGTTTCAGATGAAGAAGGGTTTTGTGGCAGAGCCAGGTGCGGCAGGATGGCACCTCAGCAATGTGCCGATACTTTCAATGGCGGCTCACATGGCTTCGCTCGAAATTTTCGGAGATGCTGGGATGAGTGCTTTGCGCATTAAAAGCAAGCATTTAACGGGTTTCATGGAGTTCCTGCTGCATCCGGATAATAATCCCGGATTTGAAGGAATTTATAAAATTATCACCCCATCTGATCCGGAGGAACGCGGGGCACAGCTCAGCTTTCTCTTCAGGGAGCATGGCAAGGCGGTATTCGAAGAACTGCAGAGAAATCATGTGGTGGCCGACTGGCGAAACCCTGACGTGATACGAGTAGCACCTGCTCCGCTCTATAATTCCTACGAAGATGTATTCCGGTTTGCAGAAATTTTCCGAAAAGCACTGAAACAACAACAATGA
- a CDS encoding M3 family oligoendopeptidase produces the protein MMNKQEVTLIEPRKRKYLSQEFVLTNWKSLEPFFEELTNRTIEGDKELEQWVLDRSELEGYLEENLAWRYINYTRNTEDKQAKEAYLYFVQEIQPHIIPFSHKMDVKLVESPYLEKLDPAQFHTYVREVKNQISLYREENIPLLTRLSEESQKYSEITGKMSVEINGKEYTMPQAGALLKEPDRNLRRQVYEKMTERRLADKATLDELMNELLKLRNEVATNAGFSNYRDYKFRELGRFDYDAGDVFTFHDSIREEIVPIVAEMEKTRKEAMKLEKLKPYDLDVDPEGKAALKPFKDADELVAKTVECFNRIDPFLGNCIATMRDMGYLDLESRKGKAPGGYNYPLDEIGVPFIFMNAAGTLRDLKVMVHEGGHAIHSFLTRDYELNFLKHVPSEVAELASMSMELISMEHWDLFFDNEEDLIRAKKDQLENVLDMLPWIAIVDKFQHWLYLNPANTAEERSREWLAILNEFSAQMVDWEGYEELRRNLWQRQLHIYEVPFYYIEYGMAQLGAISVWKNFRENPEKGLRQYLEALKLGYSRPLPEIYEAAGIRFDFSKSYIKALADFVREELAKLGGIRVDE, from the coding sequence ATGATGAACAAACAGGAAGTAACCCTTATTGAACCGCGGAAGAGGAAATACCTCTCCCAGGAATTTGTCCTTACAAATTGGAAAAGCCTGGAGCCGTTTTTTGAAGAATTGACAAACCGCACCATAGAAGGGGACAAAGAGCTGGAACAGTGGGTGCTGGACCGCAGTGAGTTGGAAGGATATCTGGAAGAGAACCTTGCCTGGCGGTACATCAATTATACCCGCAATACTGAGGACAAGCAGGCTAAGGAGGCTTACCTCTACTTTGTACAGGAAATACAGCCGCACATTATTCCTTTCTCCCATAAAATGGATGTGAAGCTTGTAGAATCCCCGTATCTGGAAAAGCTTGATCCCGCCCAATTCCACACCTATGTACGGGAGGTGAAAAACCAGATTTCACTGTACCGGGAAGAAAATATTCCTTTGCTCACGAGGCTCTCGGAAGAATCGCAGAAATACAGCGAGATCACCGGTAAAATGTCAGTAGAGATAAACGGGAAGGAGTATACAATGCCGCAGGCCGGAGCCCTTCTCAAGGAGCCTGACAGGAACCTGCGCAGGCAAGTGTATGAAAAGATGACTGAAAGGCGGCTGGCAGATAAAGCCACGCTCGATGAACTGATGAATGAGTTGCTGAAATTGCGCAATGAGGTGGCGACCAATGCCGGCTTCAGCAATTATCGCGACTACAAATTCAGGGAACTGGGCCGTTTTGATTACGATGCCGGGGATGTGTTCACATTTCATGATTCCATTCGTGAGGAGATCGTTCCTATTGTAGCGGAAATGGAGAAAACCAGGAAAGAGGCCATGAAGCTTGAGAAGCTGAAACCTTATGACCTGGATGTGGATCCGGAAGGGAAAGCCGCTTTGAAACCTTTTAAGGATGCGGATGAACTCGTAGCGAAAACAGTGGAATGTTTCAACAGGATTGATCCGTTTCTGGGCAACTGCATCGCCACCATGCGTGATATGGGCTACCTGGATCTTGAGAGCAGAAAAGGCAAAGCTCCCGGAGGATACAACTACCCACTTGATGAAATCGGTGTTCCTTTTATTTTTATGAATGCTGCCGGCACCCTGCGCGATCTTAAAGTTATGGTACATGAAGGCGGTCATGCAATTCACTCATTCCTGACCCGCGATTATGAATTGAACTTCCTGAAGCATGTGCCGTCAGAGGTGGCGGAGCTGGCATCCATGAGCATGGAACTCATCAGCATGGAGCATTGGGATTTGTTCTTTGATAATGAAGAAGACCTGATCCGGGCAAAGAAAGATCAACTGGAGAATGTGCTTGACATGTTGCCGTGGATTGCTATCGTGGATAAATTTCAGCACTGGCTGTACCTCAATCCCGCCAACACAGCAGAAGAGAGAAGCCGGGAATGGCTGGCCATCCTGAATGAGTTTTCTGCTCAAATGGTGGATTGGGAAGGATATGAAGAGTTGCGCAGGAATTTATGGCAGCGCCAGCTTCACATCTATGAGGTTCCCTTTTATTATATTGAATATGGAATGGCGCAACTTGGAGCCATCTCTGTCTGGAAGAATTTCAGAGAAAATCCTGAAAAGGGGTTGCGCCAATATCTTGAGGCGCTTAAACTTGGCTATTCCCGGCCGCTTCCTGAGATTTATGAAGCGGCAGGAATCCGTTTCGATTTTTCAAAATCCTATATCAAAGCCCTGGCGGATTTTGTCCGTGAAGAATTAGCAAAGCTTGGCGGAATCAGGGTTGACGAATAA